In Puntigrus tetrazona isolate hp1 chromosome 7, ASM1883169v1, whole genome shotgun sequence, the following are encoded in one genomic region:
- the strc1 gene encoding stereocilin isoform X1: MNTYCPIITQYLLTLSLFFKGIACGDPRKLRTIIRPGEKTSRSQDTFERNIKALMENIRSLSKVEQGEKASKNIQQSMSRMSAPLERIAIDSTNLDTYLTIFNSLFSVYQPTLIDSFIETLPQALICVLADRQHCGWQGDLTSIVSSALNDQVLSVISSVKTEACMSTSNLRTADSTMTQFNSFQEMLTNVLSSDLPFYLLSDNVLALWNRFMDMTIPPVMSFMSDFMLNALQTPVDFLNLGLQFGIEIPTIDRSEQCQQGDLKQLIMWGMNNNVSWSFGQSLLDMFLAPEIPPCSFTGPECQVTGSIQYSRTGTNIPTYSLTCEQQNLNQLNKTLCAAILEATSQESYVLYQMCRALSTLSQTELTKVWRNACHMIKNASLPLIEPCSDPGSAQSSRIARSTLSLNELLCDYQNWTVTNTVDPALVTMCSENDPEAFILAVCNNAETLQVLVRNPSNTWVWEFCANVSDTYIVNLYCSYNMWTAETIDSSIVTFCWYNDMEKFQFFLCDSMPFFMIVFSNEENNWLKPNCSQPSSQIDINALVAESCRYSEWNNAQAVTPEQISVCIQNDEVRFINVVCVNHTFVTELVLNSINAWVEQYCTYSVRNPPTSPPPLSIEVWCNYSTWKNMSVDPSVVALCWQYDQIGFHQNVCCNIPLFNMLSLHVDNYWMIRECYDNSTTNIVGQVCVYSDWNQPTIVDMTDLALCADLDTENFTRNVCANVTVLQNLLANLDNTWLLEQCANLTAPGSGGGTGNGGSLMGFRPAKQCQYSSWALVLPDAALLALCWDYDHANFISFICADSSMVTHITREPSNLWVGTVCAKYTASQSTGASGSNETAPQLCLTRELANRLNWTCSTDFSAVCQPGVSQVQGLLLLLRCGIKIIQPRLENLMTAQVASVVKRATNLWVVLLLALEESQMTSLMVTENIRLSVLDSIFTYMDNESNFDNKRVLLQCFGKVLTSLMQTGRDVPTNFYLVKEYFRIPLSYLRSVLSAADSITMREILLYYNRNYATLQLTDDYLHTMVSVLFKVQLPRDITLFPDMGLLLTLATPSEILSMPPLQNNINALSIINFSIKNLSLEQQQAFGRWFSRSMGLPNMTAGSLSFIRDTGNLIAYLPFQSFQYLSPAQLLDGLDVLMSNPLDLLEQQFIAESLFGTFGNLTVSQIRRLGNLSCLAHPSQLMTYAGTEAFSVIQDNIRMCVAKGFNVPSNMIFSLVLRSSDLQAPSNLTSQRISELGPFLPMLGTSVLQQLSSAQLMAALSTLTSVPFTPAQASVIIDKISANFSLALPGSEHLSMLGSLVSGVKVETLWTLSTDVLLEALPAISLQTPGLTPPQVNIIISKLWGSSSVSQWMDKVEPLLSSTPLLSVILQVSLLLIRDTAVHTRLWNTQQAKVLFKEAVISHPSLSLQDFLSLGTLATGVNCPNLVKLFQNLASVSPLRDILTFLKEQPVPLHPSLKKCIIEELYEFDFFPDLLGDLGSQIALSLPLSTIKKFPQDKMDSLRKMIVQDPYYFLLLPSTKQAVLVDKMFQRLNMYTGLYTEEEFRSLGVMATFVTDEMFWKLDRSFFVDGLEFLQRFCYNANKRDMVADMLQEQGTFGPVKNWTSETLNQVDRFLFFLPKSTIQLIPLGLMSLERIERLFLSQQMWESGEFGSLCQKPSELFDKKQFVLQFFLGFLKMGRAPYTGLIPSCESLHLTQPAAWTIDSLRNMPQAAFRRCLELIGQDPFFSAFELLMLLTKTKEVYGNPSSFNSSVISQLGRIATQLSLEELASLRLSEIQSISAMGSLNTWTSRQLKALFSTVLNSTRKTPSQLDSSTFVALGYIVCGIDAPVMRTINPVEFSKAVLWLGGLNLSCSEEQLQSLIGLLSNSLAFGPVSSWGSEVFIEIGVIAAGLPDIAMSALVKEQIEGITPLAISLIPASKFAVVFNQAQIRMFTYDQAVALTEAQRSALSPVQQTALSMVLNPWEDKPVDFRGMSLGVALHPCPFFYLSSILIMLLFSLG, translated from the exons atgaaCACCTATTGTCCGATTATAACCCAGTATTTATtaactctttctctttttttcaaagGGATTGCATGTGGTGACCCCAGAAAGCTCAGGACCATTATCAGACCAGGTGAAAAGACCTCCAGGAGTCAGGATACATTTGAGAGGAACATCAAAGCATTGATGGAGAACATCAGATCCTTGTCAAAAGTAGAACAGGGAGAAAAAGCCtcaaaaaatattcaacaaaGCATGAGCAGGATGTCAGCACCCCTTGAGAGAATCGCAATTGACAGCACTAACCTAGATACTTACTTGACAATATTCAACAGTTTATTCTCCGTATACCAGCCCACACTGATTGACAGTTTCATTGAAACTCTCCCTCAGgctttaatttgtgttttggcGGACAGACAGCACTGTGGATGGCAAGGAGATTTAACCAGTATCGTTTCATCTGCATTGAATGATCAAGTACTTTCTGTGATCTCCTCTGTTAAAACTGAAGCTTGCATGTCAACATCTAATCTGCGAACGGCAGACTCCACTATGACTCAATTTAACTCATTTCAGGAGATGTTGACGAATGTTTTATCATCCGACCTCCCGTTTTATCTGCTGTCAGACAACGTTTTAGCCTTATGGAATAGATTTATGGACATGACAATTCCACCAGTGATGTCATTCATGTCTGATTTTATGTTAAATGCTCTCCAAACGCCAgtggattttttaaatttggGATTACAGTTTGGCATTGAGATCCCTACCATAGACCGGAGTGAGCAGTGTCAACAAG GTGATCTCAAACAACTTATCATGTG GGGcatgaataataatgtaagCTGGTCTTTTGGACAGTCACTTCTGGATATGTTTTTGGCCCCAGAAATTCCTCCTTGCAGTTTCACAGGTCCAGAATGCCAGGTCACAGGCAGCATCCAGTACAGTCGTACTGGCACAAACATTCCTACGTATAGTCTCACCTGTGAACAGCAAAACTTGAACCAACTCAACAAAACCCTTTGTGCAGCAATTTTAGAAGCAACATCTCAGGAATCTTATGTCCTTTATCAGATGTGTCGAGCGCTCAGCACACTCTCTCAAACTGAATTGACAAAGGTCTGGAGGAACGCGTGTCACATGATCAAGAACGCCAGCTTACCTCTCATTGAGCCCTGCAGTGATCCTGGCAGCGCACAATCAAGTCGTATTGCGCGATCCACTCTCAGCCTTAATGAACTTCTCTGTGACTACCAGAACTGGACTGTTACTAACACTGTGGACCCAGCTCTGGTCACAATGTGCAGTGAAAATGATCCTGAGGCATTCATCCTTGCTGTGTGTAACAATGCTGAAACTTTGCAAGTGCTGGTCAGAAATCCTAGTAATACTTGGGTGTGGGAGTTCTGTGCAAACGTGTCAGACACGTACATAGTGAACCTGTATTGTTCGTATAACATGTGGACTGCTGAAACAATCGACTCATCAATAGTGACGTTCTGCTGGTATAATGACATGGAgaagtttcagttttttctgtGTGACAGTATGCCCTTCTTTATGATAGTGTTCTCCAATGAAGAAAACAACTGGCTGAAACCCAATTGCTCTCAACCTTCTTCACAAATCGACATCAACGCGCTTGTGGCCGAGTCGTGCAGATACTCTGAATGGAACAATGCACAAGCAGTCACTCCTGAACAGATCTCTGTATGTATCCAAAATGATGAGGTTCGATTCATTAATGTGGTGTGTGTCAACCACACGTTTGTCACTGAACTTGTGCTGAACAGCATAAATGCTTGGGTAGAGCAATATTGCACCTATTCTGTCAGGAATCCCCCTACGAGCCCACCGCCCTTGAGCATTGAAGTTTGGTGTAACTATAGCACATGGAAAAACATGTCTGTGGATCCGTCTGTGGTGGCTCTATGCTGGCAGTATGACCAGATCGGCTTCCATCAGAACGTCTGCTGCAACATACCCTTGTTCAACATGTTGTCTCTTCATGTTGATAACTATTGGATGATTAGAGAGTGCTATGATAATAGCACCACAAACATAGTGGGGCAAGTTTGCGTCTATTCAGATTGGAACCAGCCTACTATTGTTGACATGACTGACCTTGCTCTCTGTGCAGATCTTGACACTGAGAACTTCACTCGGAATGTCTGTGCCAATGTTACGGTTCTCCAGAATTTGCTAGCGAATTTAGACAACACCTGGTTATTGGAACAGTGCGCAAACCTGACTGCACCTGGCTCAGGTGGCGGGACTGGGAACGGAGGCAGCCTGATGGGTTTCCGACCAGCTAAACAGTGTCAGTACTCCAGCTGGGCTTTGGTGCTCCCAGACGCTGCTCTTCTCGCTCTTTGCTGGGATTATGACCATGCTAACTTTATCTCCTTCATCTGTGCTGACTCTTCCATGGTCACCCACATCACTCGGGAGCCCTCCAACCTCTGGGTTGGCACTGTCTGTGCCAAATACACAGCTTCCCAAAGCACCGGTGCTAGTGGGAGCAATGAAACGGCTCCTCAGCTGTGTCTAACTAGGGAGTTGGCTAATAGGCTAAACTGGACATGTAGCACAGACTTCAGTGCTGTCTGCCAACCAGGTGTCAGTCAAGTCCAGGGTCTTCTGCTGCTTTTGCGCTGTGGGATAAAGATCATCCAGCCTCGCTTGGAGAATCTCATGACTGCACAGGTGGCATCTGTGGTCAAGCGGGCCACCAACCTGTGGGTTGTCCTGCTGTTGGCTCTAGAAGAAAGCCAGATGACCTCTCTGATGGTGACCGAGAATATTCGGCTTAGTGTGTTGGATTCAATTTTCACCTACATGGACAATGAGAGCAACTTTGACAACAAGCGAGTGCTTTTGCAGTGCTTTGGG AAAGTTTTGACCAGCCTGATGCAAACAGGAAGAGATGTGCCCACTAACTTCTATCTGGTCAAG GAGTATTTCCGTATTCCTCTATCTTATCTGAGATCAGTTCTCAGTGCAGCAGACAGCATAACCATGAGGGAGATTCTGCTGTACTATAACAGGAACTATGCCACTTTGCAG CTAACAGATGATTACCTGCACACCATGGTGTCTGTGCTCTTCAAAGTTCAGCTGCCCAGGGATATTACCCTGTTTCCTGACATGGGACTTTTGCTAACTCTAGCTACACCTTCAGAGATCTTGTCGATGCCTCCTCTACAAAATAATATCAATGC GTTAAGCATCATTAACTTCAGCATCAAAAACCTTTCCCTGGAGCAGCAGCAAGCTTTTGGTCGCTGGTTCAGTCGGTCCATGGGCTTGCCTAACATGACAGCCGGCAGCTTATCCTTTATCAGAGACACTGGTAACCTGATCGCCTATCTGCCCTTCCAGAGCTTCCAGTACCTCTCACCTGCTCAG ctgCTGGATGGTTTGGATGTCCTGATGAGTAACCCGCTGGATCTCCTTGAGCAGCAGTTCATTGCTGAGAGTCTTTTTGGAACCTTTGGGAATCTCACTGTCAGTCAGATCAGGAG GTTAGGTAATCTGTCTTGTCTGGCTCACCCCAGCCAGCTGATGACATATGCAGGAACAGAAGCGTTCTCAGTGATCCAGGACAACATCAGGATGTGTGTGGCCAAGGGTTTTAATGTTCCTAGCAATATG ATTTTCAGCTTGGTCTTAAGATCATCTGACCTCCAGGCTCCCTCCAATCTTACTTCTCAGAGAATCTCTGAGCTTGGCCCTTTTCTGCCCATGCTGGGAACCAGTGTCCTCCAGCAGCTAAGCTCAGCCCAGCTTATGGCTGCCCTCAGCACCTTGACTTCTGTGCCTTTCACCCCTGCACAG gCAAGTGTTATCATCGACAAGATCTCAGCCAATTTTAGT CTGGCTCTACCAGGCTCTGAGCATTTGTCTATGCTGGGATCTCTTGTGAGTGGAGTAAAGGTGGAGACTCTATGGACTTTATCAACTGATGTTTTGCTGGAAGCATTACCTGCTATAAGCCTTCAGACGCCTGGGCTCACCCCCCCACAGGTCAACATTATCATCTCCAAACTCTGG GGCTCTAGTTCTGTGTCCCAGTGGATGGATAAAGTCGAACCTTTGCTCTCTAGTACTCCACTTCTCAGTGTGATTCTCCAAGTCTCTCTGTTGCTGATCAGAGACACTGCTGTACACACTCGACTCTGGAACACACAGCAA gCTAAAGTTCTCTTTAAAGAGGCTGTCATATCTCACCCAAGTCTCTCATTACAAGACTTTCT ATCTCTGGGGACACTGGCTACAGGAGTGAATTGCCCAAACCTTGTAAAATTGTTCCAGAACCTGGCATCTGTATCTCCTCTACGtgatattttgacatttctgaaagAGCAGCCCGTGCCGCTTCACCCCTCACTG aaaaaatgtataattgaggAACTGTATGAGTTTGACTTCTTCCCAGATTTACTTGGAGATTTGGGTTCTCAGATTGCCCTGTCACTTCC GTTGAGCACCATTAAGAAATTTCCACAAGATAAGATGGATTCCCTGAGGAAAATGATAGTACAGGATCCATATTACTTCCTACTGCTTCCCAGCACCAAACAAGCTGTCTTGGTGGACAAGATGTTTCAAAGACTG AATATGTACACTGGTCTGTACACTGAAGAGGAGTTTCGCTCGCTAGGTGTCATGGCTACATTTGTGACCGATGAAATGTTTTGGAAACTGGATAGGAGCTTTTTTGTTGATGGTCTGGAGTTCCTACAAAGGTTCTGCTACAATGCCAATAAACGAGACATGGTGGCAGACATGCTACAGGAACAAGGGACATTTGG CCCTGTAAAAAACTGGACATCAGAGACGCTGAACCAAGTGGACCGCTTCTTGTTTTTTCTCCCGAAGAGCACTATTCAGCTCATCCCCTTG gGTTTGATGAGCTTAGAGCGCATCGAGAGGCTGTTCCTGAGTCAGCAGATGTGGGAGAGTGGAGAGTTTGGCTCTCTGTGTCAGAAACCCTCAGAGCTGTTTGACAAGAAGCAGTTTGTGCTTCAGTTCTTCCTCGGCTTCCTCAAAATGGGACGTGCCCCTT ATACTGGACTCATCCCCTCTTGTGAGAGCCTACATCTGACACAACCTGCTGCCTGGACTATTGACAGCCTCAGAAACATGCCACAAGCTGCATTTCGGAGGTGCTTGGAGCTCATTGGCCAGGATCCATTTTTCAGTGCGTTCGAGCTGTTAATGCTCCTTACAAAGACCAAAGAG GTGTATGGGAACCCTTCCTCTTTCAACTCTTCTGTGATCTCTCAGTTGGGTCGAATTGCCACTCAGCTTTCACTTGAAGAATTGGCCTCTCTTAGACTCTCTGAAATTCAGTCAATTTCAGCTATGGGGTCTCTCAACACATGGACAAGCAGACAG TTGAAAGCCCTGTTCTCCACGGTTCTGAACTCAACCAGAAAGACTCCTAGCCAGTTAGACTCCAGCACTTTTGTGGCATTGGGGTACATTGTGTGTGGGATAGATGCACCAGTCATGCGCACCATAAATCCAGTAGAGTTCAG TAAAGCAGTTTTGTGGCTTGGTGGTTTGAATTTGTCTTGCTCTGAGGAACAGCTGCAGTCATTGATAGGGCTGCTCAGTAATAGCTTAGCATTTGGACCGGTCAGCTCCTGGGGATCAGAGGTCTTCATTGAGATCGGAGTGATTGCAG CGGGCCTGCCTGACATAGCCATGTCTGCTTTGGTGAAGGAACAGATAGAAGGAATCACCCCCCTTGCCATCTCTCTCATCCCAGCGAGCAAATTTGCA GTTGTGTTTAACCAGGCACAGATTCGTATGTTCACGTATGATCAGGCCGTTGCTCTCACTGAGGCCCAGCGCTCTGCTCTGTCTCCGGTACAGCAGACCGCCCTGTCCATGGTGCTCAACCCCTGGGAGGACAAACCTGTTGATTTCAGAG GCATGTCACTGGGAGTTGCATTGCATCCCTGTCCTTTTTTCTACCTCTCCAGCATCCTAATAATGCTGCTGTTTTCTCTGGGATGA